One genomic window of Gossypium hirsutum isolate 1008001.06 chromosome D11, Gossypium_hirsutum_v2.1, whole genome shotgun sequence includes the following:
- the LOC107925774 gene encoding uncharacterized protein, with amino-acid sequence MNLIAYEMCPDFNNDFTVTSYMCFLDLLIDEAEDVKDLRDAGILYNRLGSDEEVAKLFNKMNTDLVPCPMIYSGVKEKIHNHCKNMWINHAAKGYDTYFRCPWTFLAFLGAIAALTLSALQTYYTKHQPNQGSSNHKN; translated from the exons ATGAACTTAATAGCTTACGAAATGTGTCCGGATTTCAACAACGATTTCACCGTCACTTCTTATATGTGTTTCCTTGATTTATTGATCGATGAAGCCGAAGATGTTAAAGACCTGAGAGACGCCGGCATACTATACAATAGATTGGGGAGTGATGAAGAAGTGGCTAAGCTTTTCAATAAGATGAACACAGATTTGGTTCCTTGTCCGATGATTTACAGTGGGGTTAAAGAGAAAATACATAATCATTGTAAGAATATGTGGATTAATCATGCAGCTAAAGGTTATGATACTTATTTTAGGTGTCCTTGGACGTTTTTGGCATTTTTGGGTGCCATTGCTGCACTTACTCTTAGTGCTTTGCAGACTTATTATACCAAACATCAACCAAA CCAAGGATCATCCAACCACAAAAATTAA
- the LOC107925746 gene encoding UPF0481 protein At3g47200 isoform X6: protein MSSTGEGGGAVGAVSTEQTIINNNNYNDSARIDIDVSLSNGELENLESLVKAFKGGQPNLTANPLIRKVPSTLRRNKDFKKYFWPKVISIGPLHHDHRTLQESKELKLKLAPHFVKKVGVDGESLYSNIKKEMDGLRKCYDPQELEKYSDDDEKLAWMFFVDGCAILQAVYMRYGDDICKIYGQFIKNDLLTFVYSDLLLLENQIPFRVLELLTSSSDGAKFMNAIIRFIDDTVITPAENSEWWPQQEGKQIHLLHLLRVRLLFKKEKPRGWGIHKRLLLRLEKLRRWCFPFCIEHEDRKEERTKRCHSHTIHNVKELKKLGISLKASETSCLTDISFNRILFFGKLCLPPISVDDSTMNLIAYEMCPDFHNDFTVTSYMCFLGLLIDEAEDVKELRDVGILYNRLGSDKEVAKLFNKMNTGLVPSPMIYSGVKRKIHDHQNNLWIRYPAQVYRTFFRTRWTFFAFVGAIAALFIGALQTYYTIHQPK, encoded by the exons ATGTCCTCCACGGGGGAAGGAGGCGGCGCCGTCGGAGCAGTTTCCACTGAGCAAACAatcatcaacaacaacaactACAACGATTCCGCGAGGATTGATATTGACGTCTCACTCAGCAATGGCGAATTAGAGAATCTCGAGTCATTAGTCAAAGCTTTCAAGGGCGGCCAACCCAACCTCACAGCCAATCCATTGATCCGAAAAGTCCCATCAACCCTTCGCCGTAACAAAGATTTCAAGAAGTATTTCTGGCCGAAAGTGATCTCAATCGGCCCACTCCACCACGATCATCGCACCCTCCAGGAATCCAAGGAGCTCAAGCTCAAATTAGCACCACATTTCGTCAAAAAAGTTGGCGTCGATGGGGAATCCTTGTACAGCAACATTAAGAAAGAGATGGATGGCTTGAGGAAATGCTATGATCCACAGGAATTAGAGAAGTATAGCGACGATGACGAGAAACTGGCTTGGATGTTCTTCGTTGACGGCTGCGCAATTTTACAAGCAGTTTATATGCGTTACGGTGAtgatatttgtaaaatttatggccAGTTTATTAAAAACGATTTGCTTACATTTGTGTACTCGGATCTGTTATTGTTGGAGAACCAAATACCTTTTCGTGTTCTTGAATTGCTTACTAGCTCGAGTGATGGCGCAAAGTTCATGAATGCAATCATAAGGTTCATCGACGACACTGTTATCACCCCAGCCGAGAACAG TGAATGGTGGCCGCAGCAAGAAGGTAAGCAAATTCACTTATTGCATCTACTACGAGTAAGACTccttttcaaaaaagaaaaaccacGGGGGTGGGGAATTCATAAAAGACTCCTTTTAAGGTTAGAAAAACTACGGCGGTGGTGTTTTCCGTTTTGCATTGAACACGAAgatagaaaagaagaaagaacaaAACGGTGCCATTCACACACCATTCATAACGTAAAAGAGCTTAAAAAACTCGGGATATCGTTAAAAGCCAGCGAAACAAGTTGTTTAACCGACATCAGTTTCAACCGTATCTTATTCTTCGGAAAATTATGTTTACCGCCGATCTCCGTCGATGATTCAACCATGAACTTAATAGCTTACGAAATGTGTCCGGATTTCCACAACGATTTTACCGTCACTTCATATATGTGTTTCCTTGGTTTATTGATCGATGAAGCCGAAGATGTTAAGGAACTGAGAGACGTCGGCATATTATACAATAGATTGGGGAGTGATAAAGAAGTGGCTAAGCTTTTCAACAAGATGAACACTGGTTTGGTTCCTAGTCCGATGATTTACAGTGGGGTTAAACGGAAAATACATGATCATCAAAACAATCTGTGGATTAGATATCCAGCTCAAGTTTACCGTACTTTTTTTAGGACTCGTTGGACGTTTTTCGCATTTGTGGGTGCCATTGCTGCACTTTTTATCGGTGCTTTGCAGACTTATTATACCATACATCAACCAAAGTAA
- the LOC107925746 gene encoding UPF0481 protein At3g47200 isoform X4 — translation MSSTGEGGGAVGAVSTEQTIINNNNYNDSARIDIDVSLSNGELENLESLVKAFKGGQPNLTANPLIRKVPSTLRRNKDFKKYFWPKVISIGPLHHDHRTLQESKELKLKLAPHFVKKVGVDGESLYSNIKKEMDGLRKCYDPQELEKYSDDDEKLAWMFFVDGCAILQAVYMRYGDDICKIYGQFIKNDLLTFVYSDLLLLENQIPFRVLELLTSSSDGAKFMNAIIRFIDDTVITPAENRFGSSEWWPQQEGKQIHLLHLLRVRLLFKKEKPRGWGIHKRLLLRLEKLRRWCFPFCIEHEDRKEERTKRCHSHTIHNVKELKKLGISLKASETSCLTDISFNRILFFGKLCLPPISVDDSTMNLIAYEMCPDFHNDFTVTSYMCFLGLLIDEAEDVKELRDVGILYNRLGSDKEVAKLFNKMNTGLVPSPMIYSGVKRKIHDHQNNLWIRYPAQVYRTFFRTRWTFFAFVGAIAALFIGALQTYYTIHQPK, via the exons ATGTCCTCCACGGGGGAAGGAGGCGGCGCCGTCGGAGCAGTTTCCACTGAGCAAACAatcatcaacaacaacaactACAACGATTCCGCGAGGATTGATATTGACGTCTCACTCAGCAATGGCGAATTAGAGAATCTCGAGTCATTAGTCAAAGCTTTCAAGGGCGGCCAACCCAACCTCACAGCCAATCCATTGATCCGAAAAGTCCCATCAACCCTTCGCCGTAACAAAGATTTCAAGAAGTATTTCTGGCCGAAAGTGATCTCAATCGGCCCACTCCACCACGATCATCGCACCCTCCAGGAATCCAAGGAGCTCAAGCTCAAATTAGCACCACATTTCGTCAAAAAAGTTGGCGTCGATGGGGAATCCTTGTACAGCAACATTAAGAAAGAGATGGATGGCTTGAGGAAATGCTATGATCCACAGGAATTAGAGAAGTATAGCGACGATGACGAGAAACTGGCTTGGATGTTCTTCGTTGACGGCTGCGCAATTTTACAAGCAGTTTATATGCGTTACGGTGAtgatatttgtaaaatttatggccAGTTTATTAAAAACGATTTGCTTACATTTGTGTACTCGGATCTGTTATTGTTGGAGAACCAAATACCTTTTCGTGTTCTTGAATTGCTTACTAGCTCGAGTGATGGCGCAAAGTTCATGAATGCAATCATAAGGTTCATCGACGACACTGTTATCACCCCAGCCGAGAACAG ATTTGGCTCTAGTGAATGGTGGCCGCAGCAAGAAGGTAAGCAAATTCACTTATTGCATCTACTACGAGTAAGACTccttttcaaaaaagaaaaaccacGGGGGTGGGGAATTCATAAAAGACTCCTTTTAAGGTTAGAAAAACTACGGCGGTGGTGTTTTCCGTTTTGCATTGAACACGAAgatagaaaagaagaaagaacaaAACGGTGCCATTCACACACCATTCATAACGTAAAAGAGCTTAAAAAACTCGGGATATCGTTAAAAGCCAGCGAAACAAGTTGTTTAACCGACATCAGTTTCAACCGTATCTTATTCTTCGGAAAATTATGTTTACCGCCGATCTCCGTCGATGATTCAACCATGAACTTAATAGCTTACGAAATGTGTCCGGATTTCCACAACGATTTTACCGTCACTTCATATATGTGTTTCCTTGGTTTATTGATCGATGAAGCCGAAGATGTTAAGGAACTGAGAGACGTCGGCATATTATACAATAGATTGGGGAGTGATAAAGAAGTGGCTAAGCTTTTCAACAAGATGAACACTGGTTTGGTTCCTAGTCCGATGATTTACAGTGGGGTTAAACGGAAAATACATGATCATCAAAACAATCTGTGGATTAGATATCCAGCTCAAGTTTACCGTACTTTTTTTAGGACTCGTTGGACGTTTTTCGCATTTGTGGGTGCCATTGCTGCACTTTTTATCGGTGCTTTGCAGACTTATTATACCATACATCAACCAAAGTAA
- the LOC121223521 gene encoding uncharacterized protein, giving the protein MSSTEEGSGAVGAVSTDQTIIINNTNNDSVSIDMQCKDVPLSNDELANLESLDKAFEGGQPKFEDNPLIRKVPSTLRRNKGFKKYFWPKVISIGPLHHCDHTLHESKELKLKLASHFVKKVGVDRKSLYRIIKKEMDGLRKCYDPQELEMTRYDGKKLAWMFFVDGCAMLQAIYMRYDNDDDNARGMAKSSWIQSKGSSTTLLSTQARTGNLGN; this is encoded by the exons ATGTCGTCCACGGAGGAAGGAAGCGGCGCCGTCGGAGCAGTTTCCACtgatcaaacaatcatcatcaacaACACCAACAACGATTCCGTGAGCATTGATATGCAGTGTAAGGACGTCCCACTCAGCAATGACGAATTAGCGAATCTCGAGTCATTAGACAAAGCTTTCGAGGGCGGCCAACCCAAATTCGAAGACAATCCATTGATCCGAAAAGTCCCATCAACCCTTCGCCGTAACAAAGGTTTCAAGAAGTATTTCTGGCCGAAAGTGATCTCAATCGGCCCACTCCACCACTGTGATCACACCCTCCATGAATCCAAGGAGCTCAAGCTCAAATTAGCATCACATTTCGTCAAAAAAGTTGGCGTCGATCGGAAATCCTTGTACAGAATCATTAAGAAAGAGATGGATGGCTTGAGGAAATGCTATGATCCACAGGAATTAGAGATGACTCGCTACGATGGCAAGAAACTGGCTTGGATGTTCTTCGTTGACGGCTGCGCAATGTTACAAGCAATTTACATGCGTTAcgataatgatgatgataatg CTCGGGGAATGGCGAAAAGTTCATGGATTCAATCAAAAGGTTCATCGACGACACTGTTATCAACCCAGGCGAGGACAGGTAATTTAGGGAATTAA